A region of Methanomicrobia archaeon DNA encodes the following proteins:
- a CDS encoding rubrerythrin family protein, translating to MTSVKTMKNTIENLAAAFIGESQARNRYTFYAKIAQKEGFEQIAELFLLTAENEREHAKWLFRLINELKQKSTENQAAITVEAEAPTTLGGTVENLKGAIAGENYESTRMYPEFADVAEQEGFSEIARRLRAIASAEKHHEERYKKLLATIESDTAFKKDKTVYWVCRKCGYVHVGAEAPEKCPSCDHPQSYFELYCEEY from the coding sequence ATGACGTCAGTGAAAACCATGAAAAACACCATTGAAAATTTGGCCGCTGCTTTTATTGGCGAGAGTCAAGCAAGGAACCGCTACACCTTTTATGCGAAGATCGCGCAGAAGGAAGGCTTTGAGCAGATCGCAGAGCTTTTCCTGCTCACTGCAGAGAACGAGCGAGAGCATGCAAAGTGGCTATTTCGGCTGATCAACGAGCTGAAGCAGAAGAGCACTGAGAACCAGGCTGCAATAACGGTAGAAGCCGAAGCGCCAACCACGCTGGGTGGCACTGTTGAGAATCTGAAAGGCGCGATCGCAGGGGAGAATTACGAATCTACCCGGATGTATCCCGAGTTCGCGGATGTCGCGGAGCAGGAGGGTTTCTCGGAGATTGCTCGGCGGTTACGAGCGATTGCATCTGCAGAAAAGCATCACGAGGAGCGGTACAAGAAGTTACTGGCCACGATTGAAAGCGATACGGCATTCAAGAAGGATAAAACGGTTTACTGGGTTTGCAGAAAGTGTGGCTACGTGCATGTGGGTGCAGAAGCACCGGAAAAATGCCCGTCGTGTGATCATCCACAATCCTACTTCGAACTCTACTGCGAGGAATATTGA
- a CDS encoding MBL fold metallo-hydrolase, which produces MFNVKPLAFDSFGVRSMATFVETDDIAVLIDPGVSLAPSRYGLPPHPIEEQRMTERWAAIKDHAARSDVLIVTHYHYDHHDPYEPEVYEGKIVYLKHPTDKINKSQAGRAAHFLEQLDELPKSLDIADGNEYTHGSTTITFSPAVYHGTNPRLGYVVEVSISCGDEKLVFTSDVEGPSVADQADFILKENPDLLILDGPMTYMLGFRYSQKSLELAIENINRIIAETAVRTLIVEHHFMRDLKYKERIPEVYDCAAENDVTVMTAAEYLGHDNEMLEARRKELYR; this is translated from the coding sequence ATGTTCAACGTAAAACCGCTGGCGTTTGACAGCTTTGGTGTGCGGTCTATGGCGACCTTTGTAGAGACCGACGACATTGCCGTGCTCATCGATCCGGGCGTATCGTTAGCGCCGAGTAGATACGGATTACCGCCACATCCGATCGAAGAGCAGCGGATGACCGAGCGCTGGGCTGCTATAAAAGACCACGCAGCACGAAGCGATGTCCTCATCGTTACCCATTACCATTACGATCACCACGACCCTTATGAGCCCGAAGTCTACGAAGGCAAGATCGTTTACCTCAAGCATCCGACGGATAAGATCAACAAGAGCCAAGCGGGCCGTGCTGCTCATTTCCTTGAGCAGCTTGACGAACTACCAAAGTCCCTGGATATTGCAGACGGAAACGAATACACGCACGGCTCGACAACCATTACATTCTCCCCGGCGGTCTATCACGGCACGAATCCCAGACTGGGCTACGTGGTCGAGGTAAGCATCTCGTGTGGCGATGAGAAGCTGGTCTTCACCAGCGATGTCGAGGGACCTTCTGTCGCGGATCAGGCGGACTTCATCCTCAAAGAAAATCCAGACCTCCTGATTCTGGACGGCCCGATGACCTATATGCTCGGCTTCCGGTACTCGCAGAAGAGTCTGGAACTGGCCATCGAGAATATCAACCGGATCATAGCGGAGACTGCGGTGAGGACCCTAATAGTAGAGCACCATTTTATGCGTGACCTGAAGTATAAGGAACGGATCCCCGAGGTGTACGACTGTGCCGCTGAAAACGACGTGACTGTGATGACCGCTGCCGAGTACCTCGGTCACGACAACGAGATGCTCGAAGCAAGACGAAAAGAGCTGTATCGCTGA
- a CDS encoding DUF3160 domain-containing protein, which yields MASKPSVSGWILVFALISAVCFGGCLEPRPTGPEEEISRLQTEAIDLSDVETTAELRFIDYYSLPALNVSLQTAQYTLPLETDEIANFNEFSRTISLNPDALRLLETNGFVVISNPFYPQTEDITVPYNILKDREIPVFITSDSLLHLYHIQFDETLRQVEEREFYDMIWNISMTLLNESLADYSSNTGDVKEAARRNAAYFAVGLSLLQPREDQLCTDEWNCRDPGIASAYFDLEDLATYSFEVPDFVKADVEAELALIEEHAGFVESPIFRYEEDYSQYVPRGHYTRSEMLKNYFKAFMWYGRMSFLLKGGPEGIVSAEDAKLQTMDAALIASEFTGNQELQDKWDRIYSVTAFYVGLSDDLGPYEYRDALNSVFTGSFEPAALTEESVDDLKTKLAEYSAPRIYGGTGDCEIPPPFTPEQADQCLEATKGFRLMGQRFIPDSYMFSNLVGAYTDVYLGNKEPKPFTFVISGAGRPIRGFPRGLDVMALLGSDRARELLDELDDSNYKRYDEAYNELEAEFNAFSDADWNRNLYWSWLFTLKPLLKEYGTGYPTFMQTTAWQDKELTTALASWTELRHDTILYAKQSYTMAESAMPMPTPEKKVVGYVEPVPEFYNRLLALTRMTTDGLESMDVLDETSKYRLERLETILERLVDLSQKELENEELTDADYEFIENFGEELNDVIAEVDEKAKKTTIVADVHTDANTGQVLEEGVGYVDIIVVAYRVPDGRVLVGAGPVMSYYEFKQPMQDRLIDEQWRELLQSKPPERPEWYANFAV from the coding sequence ATGGCATCAAAACCCTCCGTCTCCGGATGGATTTTGGTCTTCGCACTTATCAGTGCCGTCTGCTTCGGCGGCTGCCTCGAGCCGAGACCTACCGGGCCAGAAGAGGAGATATCGAGATTACAAACGGAGGCTATTGATCTATCGGACGTAGAAACAACTGCTGAGCTGCGGTTCATCGACTATTATTCATTACCTGCTCTGAACGTGAGCCTTCAAACCGCACAATACACACTGCCTTTGGAAACCGATGAGATCGCCAATTTCAATGAGTTCTCTAGGACAATTTCGTTGAACCCGGATGCGCTACGGCTATTGGAAACGAATGGGTTTGTCGTTATCAGTAACCCGTTCTATCCACAAACGGAGGATATTACAGTGCCTTATAACATCCTGAAGGATCGAGAGATACCTGTTTTTATCACCTCGGATTCGCTCTTGCATCTGTACCATATCCAATTTGACGAAACGCTGCGACAGGTAGAGGAACGCGAATTTTACGATATGATCTGGAATATCAGTATGACGCTGCTGAACGAATCACTGGCGGATTATAGCAGCAACACAGGCGATGTAAAAGAGGCAGCGCGAAGGAATGCCGCCTATTTCGCCGTTGGTCTGAGTTTGTTACAGCCTCGTGAAGATCAATTATGTACGGATGAATGGAACTGTAGAGATCCGGGTATAGCGAGCGCATATTTCGACCTTGAGGATTTGGCAACGTACAGCTTCGAGGTGCCTGATTTCGTTAAAGCGGACGTTGAAGCGGAACTGGCATTGATAGAAGAACATGCGGGCTTTGTGGAATCTCCTATCTTCAGATACGAGGAGGATTACTCGCAGTACGTCCCACGTGGCCATTATACCCGCAGCGAAATGCTGAAGAACTATTTCAAGGCGTTCATGTGGTACGGACGCATGAGCTTCTTGCTGAAAGGCGGCCCTGAAGGGATAGTCTCCGCGGAAGACGCGAAACTACAGACGATGGATGCGGCGCTTATCGCTTCGGAATTCACCGGCAATCAGGAATTGCAGGATAAGTGGGACAGAATCTATTCCGTAACGGCATTCTACGTCGGGCTTTCTGACGATTTAGGCCCATATGAGTATAGGGACGCACTGAATTCAGTGTTTACGGGGTCGTTCGAGCCGGCAGCATTAACCGAAGAGAGCGTGGACGATTTGAAAACAAAATTGGCTGAATATAGCGCGCCGCGAATATACGGAGGAACTGGCGATTGTGAGATTCCGCCGCCCTTCACGCCCGAGCAGGCAGATCAATGCCTGGAGGCAACCAAGGGATTTAGATTGATGGGCCAGCGGTTCATTCCCGATTCCTACATGTTCTCTAATCTGGTAGGGGCGTACACGGATGTCTATTTGGGTAATAAGGAGCCAAAACCGTTTACGTTCGTCATCTCAGGTGCCGGTCGACCGATACGGGGCTTTCCGCGCGGCTTGGACGTCATGGCGCTTTTGGGCTCCGATCGAGCACGGGAATTACTGGACGAGCTGGATGATTCCAATTATAAGCGATACGACGAGGCGTATAACGAATTAGAGGCTGAATTCAACGCGTTTAGCGATGCTGATTGGAACAGGAATCTATACTGGAGCTGGCTGTTTACGCTCAAGCCGTTGCTGAAGGAGTACGGGACGGGGTATCCGACGTTTATGCAGACAACGGCGTGGCAGGATAAGGAGCTTACCACCGCACTGGCCTCGTGGACCGAGCTGCGGCATGATACGATACTGTACGCGAAGCAGAGTTATACGATGGCGGAATCGGCGATGCCGATGCCGACGCCTGAGAAGAAAGTAGTCGGGTATGTCGAGCCGGTGCCTGAGTTTTACAATCGGCTGCTCGCGTTGACACGAATGACCACTGACGGGTTGGAGAGCATGGACGTATTGGACGAAACGTCGAAATATCGGCTAGAGCGCTTGGAGACGATTTTGGAGCGCCTGGTTGACCTCTCGCAGAAGGAATTGGAGAACGAGGAATTAACCGATGCGGACTACGAGTTCATCGAGAACTTCGGTGAGGAGTTGAATGACGTCATCGCGGAGGTGGATGAGAAGGCGAAGAAGACGACCATCGTTGCGGACGTGCATACCGATGCAAATACCGGGCAGGTGCTGGAAGAGGGCGTTGGGTATGTTGATATTATCGTCGTTGCGTACAGGGTTCCGGACGGTCGGGTATTAGTGGGTGCGGGGCCGGTAATGAGCTATTACGAGTTCAAGCAGCCGATGCAGGATAGACTCATCGACGAGCAATGGCGCGAGCTGCTGCAGTCAAAGCCACCGGAGCGGCCGGAGTGGTACGCTAATTTCGCGGTGTGA
- a CDS encoding RidA family protein codes for MKKVIATGAAPGAIGPYSQGILVGTMLFCSGQIPLDPETGELVRGGIEAQTRQVLDNLGAVLKAAGMDYGDVVSVTVFLDDMEDFARFNQVYAEYFKIDEQPPARCAVEVKRLPKDACVEITLIAMKTQ; via the coding sequence GTGAAGAAGGTGATTGCAACAGGAGCAGCGCCCGGTGCGATCGGGCCGTACAGCCAGGGCATCCTCGTAGGAACGATGCTCTTCTGCTCGGGTCAGATTCCGCTTGATCCTGAGACTGGTGAGCTGGTGCGCGGCGGTATAGAAGCGCAGACGCGTCAGGTACTGGACAATCTCGGTGCCGTGCTCAAGGCGGCGGGAATGGATTATGGTGATGTGGTCAGTGTTACGGTCTTCCTGGACGATATGGAGGACTTCGCCCGGTTCAATCAGGTGTACGCGGAGTATTTCAAGATCGATGAGCAGCCGCCGGCACGCTGCGCGGTGGAAGTAAAAAGGCTGCCAAAGGACGCCTGTGTGGAGATCACGTTGATCGCGATGAAAACGCAGTGA
- the clpB gene encoding ATP-dependent chaperone ClpB, with the protein MRLDKLTVKAQEALQEAKNLADTYNQQQVDVEHLLLALVEQPEGIVIPILQKIGVDIGQLKSRINEHLESQPQVYGGGGGVDQLYISPRLNKVLEAAWKEAQAMKDEYMSTEHMLLAIADETDAGSPELLKGLGATKDRIFEALTSIRGGQRITDQSPEDKYQALERYTRDLTELARRGKLDPVIGRNDEIRRVMQVLSRRRKNNPVLIGDAGVGKTAIAEGLAQRIVNGDVPETLKDKRVLALDMGALIAGAKFRGEFEDRLKAVLKEIDESAGQIVLFIDELHTVVGAGAAEGAVDASNLLKPALARGELRCVGATTTDEYRKYIEKDAALERRFQPITVREPSVEDTISILRGLKERYELHHGVRIQDSALVAAATLSSRYITDRFLPDKAIDVVDEAASKLRTEIDSMPVEIDEVERKIRQLEIEEQALKREKDKESKERLEKIRKDLAALKETSDQLKARWQNEKEVIQRRRAIKEKIDQTKIEEQQAERSGDLERVAKIRYGTLFELQNELNAQNEKLQELQKDQMMLKEEVGAEDVAEVIAKWSGIPVSKMCEGETEKLLHMEERLKQRVVGQDKAISLISNAIRRARAGLSDPNRPIGSFIFLGPTGVGKTELAKALAEFLFDDERAMVRMDMSEFMERHSIARLIGAPPGYVGYEEGGFLTEAVRRKQYTVVLFDEIEKAHNDVFNLLLQILDDGRLTDGHGRTVNFKNTVIIMTSNIATPFIQDSSGKELEDKVMEALKARFRPEFLNRIDEIITFNPLGMAELKLIVEIQMRHLQERLADRKLTISVSDSAKELIASQGFDPVFGARPVKRTIQRLIEDPLSKKILDGEFGEGDTIKADVSDGAIAFSRA; encoded by the coding sequence ATGAGACTTGATAAATTAACCGTAAAGGCGCAGGAAGCGCTGCAGGAGGCAAAGAACCTTGCTGATACGTACAATCAGCAGCAGGTAGATGTGGAACACTTATTGTTAGCGCTGGTTGAACAGCCGGAAGGTATTGTCATTCCGATATTGCAGAAGATAGGGGTTGACATTGGCCAGCTCAAGTCACGTATTAACGAGCATTTAGAGTCACAGCCGCAGGTTTATGGCGGGGGCGGCGGCGTTGACCAGCTTTACATCTCGCCGCGATTGAATAAGGTGCTGGAAGCTGCGTGGAAGGAAGCGCAAGCGATGAAGGACGAGTACATGAGCACCGAGCACATGCTGCTCGCAATTGCCGATGAGACGGATGCCGGGTCGCCAGAGCTCTTGAAGGGACTGGGCGCGACCAAAGACAGGATATTCGAAGCCTTGACGTCTATTCGCGGCGGGCAGCGGATTACGGATCAGAGCCCCGAAGATAAATACCAGGCGTTGGAACGCTACACGCGTGATCTTACAGAACTCGCACGTCGGGGGAAGCTCGACCCGGTTATCGGCAGGAATGATGAGATCAGGCGGGTGATGCAGGTTTTGTCGCGCCGCAGGAAGAACAATCCGGTGCTCATCGGCGATGCAGGCGTCGGTAAGACCGCGATCGCAGAAGGGTTAGCGCAGCGGATTGTTAATGGCGATGTGCCGGAGACGTTGAAGGATAAGCGTGTTTTAGCGCTCGATATGGGCGCGTTAATTGCCGGTGCGAAGTTCCGGGGTGAGTTTGAAGACCGGCTTAAGGCGGTGTTAAAAGAGATTGATGAGTCAGCAGGTCAAATTGTCCTCTTTATCGATGAGTTACACACGGTTGTGGGTGCAGGCGCGGCAGAAGGCGCAGTCGACGCGTCGAATTTGCTTAAGCCCGCCTTGGCACGTGGCGAACTCCGCTGTGTCGGTGCGACCACGACCGATGAGTATCGGAAGTATATCGAGAAGGACGCGGCGTTGGAACGCCGATTCCAGCCGATTACGGTTCGCGAGCCGTCGGTTGAGGATACCATTTCGATCCTGCGCGGTTTGAAGGAGCGATATGAACTGCATCATGGCGTCCGGATTCAGGATTCCGCGCTGGTCGCCGCAGCTACGCTCTCGAGTAGATACATCACCGATCGATTCCTGCCGGACAAGGCGATCGACGTGGTTGACGAAGCGGCTTCGAAGTTGCGAACAGAGATCGACAGTATGCCGGTTGAGATCGACGAGGTGGAGCGCAAGATCAGGCAACTGGAGATCGAGGAGCAGGCGTTGAAGCGCGAGAAGGACAAGGAATCAAAGGAGCGGCTCGAAAAGATCCGGAAGGATCTGGCAGCGTTAAAAGAAACAAGTGACCAGCTCAAAGCGCGCTGGCAGAACGAAAAGGAGGTGATACAGCGCAGGAGAGCGATCAAGGAGAAGATCGACCAGACGAAGATAGAAGAGCAGCAGGCGGAGCGCAGTGGCGATTTAGAGCGTGTGGCGAAGATCCGCTACGGGACGCTGTTCGAGCTGCAAAACGAGTTGAACGCGCAGAATGAGAAACTGCAGGAGCTGCAGAAAGATCAGATGATGCTCAAGGAGGAGGTTGGTGCAGAGGACGTTGCCGAGGTGATTGCAAAATGGTCCGGGATTCCGGTCTCGAAGATGTGTGAAGGCGAGACCGAGAAACTGCTTCATATGGAAGAACGACTGAAGCAGCGTGTTGTGGGCCAGGACAAAGCGATTTCGTTGATCTCCAATGCGATTAGACGTGCACGAGCAGGTCTCAGCGATCCGAACAGACCCATCGGGTCCTTCATATTCTTGGGGCCTACGGGTGTCGGTAAGACGGAACTGGCAAAGGCGCTCGCAGAATTCCTCTTCGATGATGAGCGTGCGATGGTACGTATGGATATGTCGGAGTTCATGGAACGGCACTCGATTGCGCGGCTCATCGGCGCACCACCGGGCTACGTAGGCTATGAAGAGGGCGGATTCCTGACCGAAGCCGTGCGCAGAAAGCAGTACACGGTCGTTCTCTTTGACGAAATCGAGAAGGCGCACAACGACGTCTTCAATCTGCTGTTGCAAATTCTGGACGACGGTCGGCTGACTGATGGGCATGGCAGGACCGTAAATTTCAAAAATACCGTGATCATCATGACCTCTAACATTGCCACACCGTTTATTCAGGACTCGAGCGGCAAGGAACTGGAAGATAAAGTAATGGAAGCGCTGAAAGCGCGATTCAGACCGGAATTCCTCAATCGTATCGACGAGATTATCACGTTCAATCCGCTGGGCATGGCGGAATTGAAGCTGATTGTGGAGATTCAAATGCGGCATCTGCAAGAGCGACTGGCCGATAGGAAACTCACGATTTCCGTGAGCGATAGCGCAAAGGAACTGATAGCGAGTCAAGGATTCGATCCGGTATTCGGCGCGCGACCGGTGAAGCGAACAATTCAACGACTGATCGAAGACCCGTTATCAAAGAAGATTCTGGACGGCGAGTTCGGCGAAGGCGATACGATCAAAGCAGACGTCTCGGACGGAGCGATCGCGTTCTCGCGCGCTTAG
- the ndk gene encoding nucleoside-diphosphate kinase produces MAKERTVVMIKPGGIERGLVGKILDRFEKRGLRIVALKLTQPTKELIEQHYAEHRDQQFFEGLVDYMASGEVILFVLEGEDAITIARKIIGVTDPKEAVPGTIRGDYGIDLRRNIIEASDSETAAEREIQLHFPSFYLSTKLQETTPRVDGEAK; encoded by the coding sequence ATGGCTAAAGAACGAACGGTGGTAATGATAAAGCCAGGCGGCATAGAGCGAGGATTGGTGGGTAAAATACTCGATCGGTTTGAGAAGCGAGGTTTACGAATCGTCGCCTTGAAGTTGACCCAGCCAACGAAAGAGTTGATAGAGCAGCATTATGCGGAGCATCGAGACCAGCAGTTCTTTGAAGGGCTGGTTGATTACATGGCTTCGGGCGAAGTGATATTGTTCGTACTCGAAGGCGAAGATGCAATCACCATAGCACGTAAAATAATTGGTGTAACGGACCCAAAAGAGGCCGTTCCTGGCACCATACGCGGCGATTATGGTATAGACCTGCGACGCAATATTATAGAAGCGTCTGATTCAGAAACGGCCGCGGAACGTGAAATCCAACTTCATTTTCCTTCTTTTTACTTGAGTACGAAGTTACAGGAGACAACGCCGCGCGTGGACGGTGAAGCGAAATAG
- the corA gene encoding magnesium/cobalt transporter CorA codes for MQKLATKKAAREKIGLPPGTLVHVGEKKAEKIRISIIDYDEAHVEEKEAKTVEECFPFKDKPTVTWINVDGLHEVGVIEQLGAHFGMHPLLLEDILHTEQRPKLEDFGAYLFVVLKMLYFEEGTRKILAEQVSLILGSDFVISFQEREGDVFKYVRERIRNSKGRIRKVGADYLAYALIDAIVDNYFIILEKLGETIEVMEEELVTNPMPDTLQTIHHLKRELIYLRKSVWPLREVISALDRGESPLIQESTGVYLRDLYDHTIQVIDSVETFRDMVAGMLDIYLSSVSNKMNEVMKVLTIIATIFIPLTFIAGIYGMNFDYMPELGWRWGYPAVWFVMCAILITMIVYFRRRKWL; via the coding sequence ATGCAGAAGCTCGCTACGAAAAAAGCAGCACGGGAGAAGATCGGGCTTCCTCCGGGGACGCTCGTCCATGTGGGCGAGAAGAAGGCCGAAAAGATACGGATTAGCATTATTGACTATGATGAAGCGCACGTTGAAGAGAAGGAAGCGAAAACCGTTGAAGAATGCTTCCCTTTTAAGGATAAGCCCACGGTAACCTGGATCAACGTTGACGGCCTCCACGAGGTGGGCGTCATCGAGCAACTCGGCGCTCATTTCGGCATGCACCCGCTGCTGCTCGAGGATATTCTGCATACCGAGCAGCGTCCGAAGCTGGAGGATTTCGGCGCGTATCTCTTCGTCGTTTTGAAGATGCTCTATTTCGAGGAAGGGACACGCAAAATCTTGGCAGAGCAGGTTAGCCTGATCCTCGGCTCGGATTTCGTCATCTCGTTCCAGGAGCGGGAAGGCGACGTCTTCAAATATGTACGCGAACGGATCCGGAATAGTAAAGGTCGAATCCGCAAGGTGGGCGCGGACTATCTCGCGTACGCGTTGATCGATGCGATCGTTGACAACTATTTCATCATCTTGGAGAAGCTGGGCGAGACGATCGAGGTGATGGAGGAGGAGTTGGTGACGAATCCAATGCCCGATACGTTGCAGACCATTCACCATCTGAAACGCGAGCTGATCTATCTGAGAAAATCCGTATGGCCGCTGCGTGAGGTGATCAGTGCTCTGGATCGCGGTGAGTCGCCGCTGATACAGGAATCGACCGGTGTGTACCTGCGGGATCTCTATGACCACACCATCCAGGTCATTGATTCCGTCGAGACGTTCCGGGACATGGTCGCCGGGATGCTCGATATCTACCTGTCAAGCGTGAGCAACAAGATGAACGAGGTGATGAAGGTCTTGACGATCATTGCCACCATATTTATCCCGTTGACGTTCATCGCGGGCATCTACGGCATGAATTTCGACTACATGCCGGAACTCGGCTGGCGGTGGGGCTATCCGGCCGTCTGGTTCGTGATGTGTGCGATTCTCATTACGATGATCGTCTACTTCAGGCGGAGGAAGTGGTTGTGA
- a CDS encoding Fic family protein, whose translation MMKLEIKIIKGHRYLYLQDKVKVNGSTTALTFYVGSLSKITPDAFREKLTEFEKSKLKTYTESRLKKLRCAFLDQKRALKLEQLRYGYRLFEELYPDLFQRYETTVFVHYAQGTTAIEGNTITARQAEELLEHRLTPGGKSLREVYELVNVEELDQFLATYTGEVSERLIKKMHTIIMRNLAESSGEYRRTKEYIEKAGYVPPPPFEIPQLMHELITWYRANKSKLHPLELAVLLHTKFVTIYPFTDGNGRLSRALLNFVLRRNGYPRLYLEFEHREKYFDAMKESDKANYKSIIDLLYELYVAQHRSIPGEIIEKICAGQIDDFPDNKRVTEELSTILSAERSKRFIIPR comes from the coding sequence ATGATGAAATTAGAGATCAAGATCATTAAGGGACATCGATATCTCTATTTGCAAGATAAAGTAAAGGTTAACGGTTCAACTACTGCTCTGACGTTCTACGTTGGCAGCTTGAGTAAAATCACCCCGGACGCATTCAGGGAGAAGCTAACTGAATTTGAAAAAAGTAAGTTAAAAACGTACACCGAGTCACGACTGAAAAAACTCCGCTGCGCGTTCCTTGACCAAAAACGGGCGTTAAAGTTAGAGCAGTTGCGGTATGGTTACCGGCTGTTCGAGGAGTTATATCCCGACTTATTTCAACGGTACGAAACGACGGTGTTTGTGCACTACGCTCAGGGCACAACGGCGATTGAAGGCAATACGATCACCGCTCGCCAGGCAGAAGAACTGCTTGAGCATCGCCTAACGCCAGGCGGCAAATCGCTCCGCGAGGTGTACGAGCTCGTAAACGTGGAAGAGCTCGATCAGTTTCTGGCGACGTACACCGGCGAGGTCTCTGAGCGGCTGATCAAGAAGATGCATACCATAATCATGCGTAACCTTGCCGAATCGTCCGGTGAATACCGCCGTACCAAAGAGTACATCGAGAAGGCAGGGTATGTGCCACCACCGCCGTTTGAGATCCCTCAGCTTATGCACGAGTTGATTACCTGGTATCGAGCGAATAAAAGCAAGCTGCATCCGCTCGAACTCGCTGTCCTGCTCCATACGAAATTCGTTACGATTTATCCGTTCACAGACGGCAACGGACGACTCAGCCGCGCGTTGCTCAATTTCGTGCTCCGCAGAAACGGGTATCCACGGCTCTATCTGGAGTTTGAACATCGGGAGAAGTACTTTGATGCCATGAAAGAAAGTGATAAAGCGAATTACAAGTCAATCATTGATCTTCTGTATGAACTCTACGTAGCGCAGCATCGCTCAATCCCAGGGGAGATAATCGAAAAGATCTGTGCTGGTCAAATTGATGATTTTCCGGACAATAAACGGGTAACGGAAGAATTGAGCACGATTCTGAGTGCAGAGAGAAGTAAACGATTTATTATTCCCAGATAG